The genomic segment TTTCACATGAAGAACCCATTGCAATTACAACACGGTCAGCTTCAGGGTCTCCAACATAATCAAAAGGTTTATATTTTCGGCCTGTAAGAGCGGTAACCTTTTTCATATAATCAGCAACAATGCCTGGCACTTTTTCATAATATGAATTTCTGGTTTCTCCACCCTGATAATAAACATCAGGATTCTGGGCTGTTCCTCTGATTTCCGGTCGCTCTGGGTTGGCTCCCCGGGCACGGAATTTTGCTACTGCATCCCAGTTTACCAGTTTTGCCATATCTTCATAATCAATCATTTCAATCTTCTGGATCTCGTGGGAGGTACGGAATCCATCAAAAAAATGGAGAAAAGGAACACTTGATTCAATGGCAGATAAATGCGCAACAAGGGCAAGGTCCTGGGCTTCCTGGACAGATGATGATGCAAGTAAGGCAAAGCCGGTCTGACGTACAGCCATTACATCCTGATGATCTCCAAAGATTGAAAGAGCATGACTGGCAATTGCACGGGCAGTAACATGAAGAACCCCTGGAAGAAGCTCCCCTGCCATTTTGTACATATTGGGAATCATGAGCAGCAGCCCCTGGGATGCAGTAAATGTGGATGTTAAGGCTCCTGCTGCCAATGCTCCGTGAACAGATGCTGCGGCTCCTGCTTCTGATTGAAGCTGTCTGATCAGCATGGTCTGTCCAAAGATATTTTTCAGACCCCCTGCAGCCCATTCATCAGCAGTCTCTCCTATTGGAGAAGAGGGTGTAATAGGATAAATATTAGCCACATCGCTCATAGCATAAGCTACATGCGCGGCTGCTGTATTACCGTCAAGGGTTTTCATTTTTTTTGCCATAAATCTTACATCTCCTTTATATTTGTAAAAATTTGAACAGACTGAATTCAAAAATAATGAATTCTTCTTTTAATTATAAAAGCTCTAAATTTGTTACTGTTTTCAAGATCAGCATATATTTGAAGATACAATATATCCAGAAAAAACAATATAAAAATAAGTAGTTATCGAAAAATAATATATATTAAAAAATAAATAAGTATCAGGTAAATTCAACAATGTTAATCTATTGTTATTAAAGTATAAGTATTTATAAAAATTGAATATATAAAATAACAGAAAATTCAGTATGGTAATTTTGTGTAACATTGTTACGTATCTTTTAAAGCAAACAAATATTAGATGTCAAGAGTAAATCCGTTTAAAATTTGTTATATCAATTTATATAGCTGTTATTATAATATATTTCATCCTAAATATTTTTTTTAAACCATTGTTGGCACCAGGCAGGTTAAATTTGATTATAATATAAATATCATATTGAATTTAAACTAATATTTAATTATATTGATTTTAAAGAAACCTTGTTCTTTTTATCAAATCCTGAAACTCCTTAAAATCCAGGTCAAAATTAATATATTCCTGATTTTTACCTGATTTATCCTTCAGGTTTTGCAGGTATTGAATGCGCTGGCCTGCTGCAGGATGGGTACTGAGAAAATTCAGGGAATCCCCTGTTTTTGATATGGTTTTGTCAGGCTTGTTATTTTGTTCTTTTAAAAGAAGTTTGAAAAAATCAATCATGCCCTGGGGATCAATACCCGCATCTTCCAGGTACGACCATCCAGTTTTATCTGCTTCCTGCTCATAATCCCTGGAATATTTACGGGTCAGCAATAAAGCGCTGTTATCAGCAAGGACTGCCATCAGGCCTGTGGCATCTCCAAAAAATGCCTGGATTAAAGCAAAGATTCCCAGTGAGGCAATAAGCTGCCTGGTTCCGTGCTGTAAGGTTATGTGGGCTGCTTCATGGGCAAGCACGCCTGCAATCTCTTCAGGCCGCGCTGCTGCATTAATCAGGCCGGTGTTTAATACTATGGTTCCTCCAGGCAGGGCAAAAGCATTGATCTTTGGGTCTATGGCAATATGCACTTTAAAAGAATGCCGATCCTGGGGAATCCGGCTGAAAAGGGGGGTTGTTATTTTTTTCAGGGCATGGTCTGCCTGGGCATTGTCAATAAATTCTTTTTTGGCTTTTATCTGTAAAAATGCAGCATCACCCAGTTTTTGCTCCCAGGCAGGCGGGATGCGTTTTGTCAGGCTGGTAACTATGGGTTCCT from the Desulfonema limicola genome contains:
- a CDS encoding M48 family metallopeptidase translates to MNEKINEKEEINLMDDTTDRLHNYRASAFENNNRFFGEIVISQDTLNFQSGDNGVVFPLKELTIKAGGANDKMIFLTHAHNPVWTVCTTDHKLLKDSFLNSYPRITEQIENIQTGKTQAFMVLVFILILCIGSLYGLFALKEPIVTSLTKRIPPAWEQKLGDAAFLQIKAKKEFIDNAQADHALKKITTPLFSRIPQDRHSFKVHIAIDPKINAFALPGGTIVLNTGLINAAARPEEIAGVLAHEAAHITLQHGTRQLIASLGIFALIQAFFGDATGLMAVLADNSALLLTRKYSRDYEQEADKTGWSYLEDAGIDPQGMIDFFKLLLKEQNNKPDKTISKTGDSLNFLSTHPAAGQRIQYLQNLKDKSGKNQEYINFDLDFKEFQDLIKRTRFL